A single region of the Marinobacter salinisoli genome encodes:
- a CDS encoding DUF1285 domain-containing protein translates to MSMEPEGLATRVGDAIKQMGSPPLDQWHPELSGVMDMRIHRDGQWFYRNEPIKREAIVRLFSSILRREADGEFYLVTPVEKWRIQVDDAPLLAHSLEVSGEGRSQVMTLRTNVGEVLQLGSAHPLEVGSYEGSGEPRPVVWVRHGVEARLVTAAYYELAEHVVEECYEGRSVFGVYSAGEFFAIAEGG, encoded by the coding sequence ATGAGCATGGAGCCGGAAGGTCTGGCGACGCGTGTTGGTGATGCCATCAAGCAGATGGGCAGTCCGCCTCTGGATCAGTGGCATCCTGAATTGTCTGGGGTGATGGATATGCGCATCCATCGGGACGGCCAGTGGTTTTACCGGAACGAACCTATCAAGCGAGAGGCAATCGTCAGGTTGTTCTCCAGTATTCTGCGCCGGGAGGCCGACGGCGAATTCTATCTGGTCACACCGGTTGAGAAGTGGCGGATTCAGGTTGATGACGCTCCGCTGCTGGCGCACTCCCTGGAAGTCAGCGGGGAGGGCAGGAGCCAGGTAATGACCCTGAGAACCAACGTTGGCGAGGTTCTTCAGCTTGGCAGCGCGCATCCCCTGGAAGTTGGCAGCTACGAGGGCTCTGGTGAGCCCCGGCCGGTTGTCTGGGTTCGCCATGGCGTGGAGGCCCGCCTTGTGACCGCCGCCTATTACGAATTGGCGGAACATGTTGTTGAAGAGTGTTATGAGGGCCGATCCGTGTTCGGAGTCTATAGCGCAGGTGAATTCTTCGCGATTGCCGAAGGTGGTTGA
- a CDS encoding radical SAM protein, which translates to MYSFPIDYIEPVFRPPSEAKSLILPVTNGCSWNKCTFCEMYTQPQKKFRARKPEQIRADIDKAARALGGVKRVFLADGDAMVLPTRRLLEILTDLKSAFPGLERVSSYCLPRNLAKKTVQELKQLREAGLQMLYVGMESGDDEVLRRVNKGETWESTRSALLKIREAGLTSSVMVLNGLGGEVLSRQHAVNTATLCNEAQPDYLSTLVVSFPQGEERFREGFGNDFVPLSQQGLFEEIRVFLEHLELENTVFRSDHASNYLVLKGILGRDKRQMLEQIRLAITSPGAVPLRAEWMRGL; encoded by the coding sequence ATGTACAGTTTTCCGATTGATTACATCGAACCGGTTTTTCGCCCGCCCAGCGAGGCAAAATCCCTGATTTTGCCGGTGACGAATGGCTGTTCATGGAATAAATGCACTTTCTGTGAAATGTATACTCAGCCGCAAAAGAAGTTTCGTGCCCGAAAGCCTGAGCAGATTCGCGCCGATATCGATAAGGCTGCGCGAGCCCTCGGGGGAGTCAAGCGGGTATTCCTTGCGGATGGCGACGCCATGGTATTGCCGACACGCCGTCTACTTGAAATTCTCACTGATCTGAAATCTGCATTCCCGGGCCTTGAGCGCGTTTCAAGCTACTGCCTGCCACGCAACCTCGCGAAAAAGACGGTGCAAGAATTGAAGCAGCTACGTGAAGCAGGCCTCCAGATGCTCTACGTGGGAATGGAATCCGGTGACGATGAGGTTTTGCGACGAGTCAATAAAGGTGAGACCTGGGAGTCGACTCGCTCCGCGCTGCTGAAAATTCGGGAGGCCGGGCTGACAAGCTCGGTGATGGTCCTGAATGGTCTGGGCGGCGAAGTCCTGTCGCGCCAGCATGCGGTCAATACCGCAACGCTGTGCAATGAAGCCCAACCCGATTATCTGTCCACCCTTGTTGTCAGCTTTCCGCAAGGCGAAGAACGCTTCCGGGAAGGATTCGGCAACGATTTCGTGCCGCTGTCCCAGCAGGGGCTGTTCGAGGAGATTCGGGTCTTTCTCGAGCATCTTGAGCTCGAAAATACTGTGTTCAGAAGCGATCACGCGTCTAATTATCTGGTACTGAAGGGCATTCTTGGTCGCGACAAGCGGCAGATGCTCGAACAAATTCGCCTTGCCATCACCAGTCCGGGCGCGGTCCCACTTCGGGCTGAATGGATGCGCGGCCTGTAA
- the sixA gene encoding phosphohistidine phosphatase SixA: MELFIMRHGEAGWHTLDNQRELTEAGRYQVAEVAAQIAESEWRPRIIWSSPFVRARQTAAIVSEILNCPVEEREFLTPDDDPGQCLDALLETDEYPLMLVSHMPFVGGFSTLLVDGHRRGIPFMTAQAVLLDLPVVGPGCADLKDQFLP; the protein is encoded by the coding sequence ATGGAACTGTTCATCATGCGCCATGGCGAGGCTGGCTGGCATACGCTGGATAATCAGCGCGAATTGACCGAGGCCGGTCGATATCAGGTCGCTGAAGTCGCGGCGCAGATCGCTGAGTCCGAGTGGCGCCCCCGTATAATCTGGAGCAGCCCTTTCGTGCGCGCGCGGCAAACCGCGGCCATCGTGTCTGAAATCCTCAATTGCCCGGTCGAAGAGCGTGAATTTTTGACGCCGGATGATGATCCCGGGCAGTGCCTGGATGCTCTGCTGGAAACGGACGAATATCCGCTCATGCTTGTTTCCCACATGCCCTTCGTGGGTGGCTTTTCGACACTGCTGGTGGATGGCCATCGGCGCGGCATTCCGTTTATGACGGCCCAGGCGGTGCTGCTCGACCTTCCTGTTGTCGGTCCGGGTTGTGCCGACTTGAAAGACCAGTTTTTGCCCTGA
- a CDS encoding HD domain-containing protein, whose product MRRAVNDLLGAYDKLIMDPVHGGIPLYRHEIQVIDHPLFQRLRNICQNDILSLVFPGATHSRFLHSIGVMHVGTRMFRSMIDAYLRERKLSECADLSLSQLDAIDYLAKIIRLGCLLHDSGHSSFSHQFTRARRIRELMSRPERFADLWQGMDASIYHSREPEELEHEHYSVRVAHEVLSAVDLAGAGLFARDVISIMETTEVSPSDAFRKHAHTFWEFIAGPEARSDAMSGTDIPRMVRDLLKSIVSGEIDADRADYMLRDGFHSSVTIGGFNLDHLLSNLRFGWNVSEPWLGLAITQKGLGALEDFVYSRHQMYRKVYAHKTALGFDWLLREAINEVLEDPENFDWVDTCLSNMDFFAELTDNFFWEAFRKEARKNPASYSFCIVNRVKLNHLDTREDLSEAGIVDHATWLASALGLKPEDVVTCSMRARFSNIQDNFNGIKVLTRDPINRSRSLHKITDVSAFFSKFRDGTITHFYTRPSPIKN is encoded by the coding sequence ATGAGACGTGCAGTGAACGACTTGCTTGGCGCCTATGACAAGCTCATCATGGATCCAGTTCACGGTGGGATTCCGCTCTATCGGCATGAAATCCAGGTCATTGATCACCCTCTGTTCCAACGTCTCCGTAATATTTGTCAGAACGACATTCTGAGCCTGGTATTCCCCGGTGCGACTCACTCCCGTTTTTTGCACAGTATTGGCGTCATGCACGTGGGAACCCGTATGTTTCGGTCGATGATCGATGCGTACCTGAGAGAGCGAAAGCTCAGTGAGTGCGCAGATCTCAGCCTGAGCCAGCTCGACGCCATTGATTACCTTGCCAAGATCATCCGGCTCGGCTGCCTGTTGCACGATAGTGGCCACTCTAGTTTTTCGCATCAGTTCACCAGGGCCCGGCGCATCCGCGAACTGATGTCACGCCCGGAACGCTTTGCGGATCTGTGGCAAGGCATGGACGCCTCGATCTATCACAGCCGGGAACCAGAAGAGCTGGAGCACGAGCACTATTCCGTACGCGTTGCCCATGAGGTTTTGTCCGCTGTAGACCTCGCCGGCGCGGGCCTGTTCGCCCGGGACGTTATCAGTATCATGGAGACCACTGAAGTCAGCCCCAGTGACGCTTTCCGGAAACACGCCCACACCTTCTGGGAATTTATTGCCGGTCCGGAAGCCCGGTCCGATGCAATGAGCGGTACGGACATACCGCGAATGGTGAGGGACCTCCTGAAATCGATTGTTTCCGGCGAAATCGACGCCGATCGGGCGGACTATATGCTCAGGGACGGATTTCACTCCTCCGTCACCATCGGTGGTTTCAACCTTGACCATCTGTTGAGCAACCTCCGTTTCGGGTGGAATGTATCAGAGCCCTGGCTGGGGCTGGCGATAACCCAAAAAGGTCTCGGCGCGTTGGAGGATTTTGTCTACAGCCGCCACCAGATGTACCGCAAAGTCTACGCCCACAAAACCGCCCTCGGCTTCGACTGGCTTCTGCGGGAAGCCATCAATGAAGTACTCGAAGACCCGGAGAATTTCGACTGGGTGGATACCTGCCTGAGCAATATGGATTTCTTCGCGGAACTGACCGACAACTTCTTCTGGGAAGCCTTCCGTAAAGAAGCCCGAAAGAATCCTGCCAGCTACTCCTTCTGCATCGTCAATCGGGTCAAGCTGAATCATCTGGATACCCGGGAAGACCTGAGCGAGGCCGGCATCGTTGACCATGCCACCTGGTTGGCCAGTGCGCTTGGTCTGAAACCTGAGGACGTCGTTACCTGCTCCATGAGAGCCCGTTTCTCGAACATTCAGGACAACTTCAACGGCATTAAAGTACTCACCCGTGATCCGATCAACCGGTCGAGGTCGCTGCACAAAATTACCGACGTGAGTGCGTTTTTCAGCAAGTTCCGCGACGGCACCATCACGCACTTCTACACACGCCCGTCGCCGATCAAGAACTGA
- a CDS encoding NAD(P)H-dependent glycerol-3-phosphate dehydrogenase, whose protein sequence is MPESNSPQKNGAKGAAHDVAVLGGGSFGTAMAKVLGENGHTVHFWMRDQKQAAEIEATGVNSRYMPGVELSGDIQPTTDMASAIANAEIVFVAIPSKAFRAVIRQHKSDFRDGQIVISLTKGIERDGFKLMSEILQEEIPRCRIGVLSGPNLAAEIAARDLTATVIAAKDPEVRRTVQDLLGCEYFRVYANVDVYGVELAGALKNIYAIVAGLAEALEMGENAQAMLITRGLAEMSRFAVSLGANPMTFMGLAGVGDLIVTCTSSKSRNFRVGHAVGKGKSLDEAVKELGQVAEGIYTLELVKEKAESVGIYMPLVRGLYEILYGSASIRAVINSLMMAVQNSDVEFILPRTISQ, encoded by the coding sequence ATGCCGGAATCAAACTCGCCCCAAAAAAACGGGGCAAAGGGAGCAGCCCACGACGTTGCGGTGCTTGGTGGTGGCAGCTTCGGTACTGCCATGGCGAAGGTACTTGGAGAAAACGGTCATACCGTGCATTTCTGGATGCGGGACCAAAAGCAGGCCGCAGAAATCGAGGCTACAGGGGTAAACAGCCGCTACATGCCCGGTGTGGAGCTCAGCGGTGATATCCAGCCAACCACCGATATGGCGTCGGCCATCGCCAACGCCGAAATTGTGTTTGTCGCCATTCCCAGTAAGGCTTTTCGGGCCGTAATCAGACAGCACAAGTCTGATTTTCGCGATGGTCAGATTGTCATCAGTCTGACCAAGGGTATTGAGCGGGACGGATTCAAGCTGATGTCGGAAATCCTTCAGGAGGAGATTCCGCGTTGTCGTATCGGCGTGCTCAGTGGCCCAAACCTGGCGGCGGAGATTGCCGCCCGCGACCTGACCGCCACGGTCATTGCCGCCAAGGATCCTGAGGTTCGTCGCACGGTTCAGGATCTGCTTGGTTGTGAATACTTTCGCGTCTATGCCAACGTCGATGTCTATGGTGTTGAGCTCGCGGGGGCGCTGAAAAACATCTATGCCATCGTTGCCGGCCTGGCTGAGGCCCTGGAAATGGGCGAAAACGCGCAAGCGATGCTGATCACCCGCGGCCTGGCGGAGATGAGCCGGTTTGCGGTCAGTCTTGGAGCCAATCCCATGACCTTTATGGGGCTGGCAGGTGTGGGCGACCTGATCGTGACCTGTACGTCGTCCAAAAGCCGTAATTTCCGGGTTGGGCACGCCGTCGGCAAAGGAAAATCCCTGGATGAGGCCGTGAAGGAGCTGGGGCAGGTGGCGGAAGGCATCTATACCTTGGAGCTGGTGAAAGAGAAGGCTGAAAGCGTCGGCATTTATATGCCCCTGGTTCGCGGGTTGTATGAAATTCTCTATGGCTCTGCCTCGATCAGAGCCGTCATTAATAGCCTGATGATGGCAGTTCAGAACTCCGACGTGGAGTTCATTCTGCCGCGTACCATCAGTCAGTGA
- a CDS encoding PP2C family protein-serine/threonine phosphatase, giving the protein MTSRTERILIIDADETARTNLAHYLEARGFYVSGFADVVSAEAVFVEGIPDVIFVDLPPDTIRELANRLEEAESFTPIVCCSAGRTSADVVAALRAGASDFLLKPCKGDKAALDDVIEKLFDRVRVNRLNQLYRQELEEANRDLRNGIAELRADQRAGRKVQLKMLPDREQDIVGLHVEHLIKPSLYLSGDFLDYFQITEDQVLVYIADVSGHGASSAFVTVLLKNLTNRLQRNLRRGSSDDILYPQRFLERINSELLDTGLGKHVTVFVGLISLSKRTLTYAVGAHFPMPILSFEGGTTAFLEGSGLPVGLFESPEWEVYETPLDKPFHLILFSDGILEVIRARGLDDKEKTLLELVSGGRHTIASLNEALNLDEITELPDDIAIVSVTDTLNTSDSPSSTE; this is encoded by the coding sequence ATGACCTCGCGCACCGAGCGCATTCTAATAATCGACGCCGATGAAACGGCCCGAACCAACCTTGCCCACTATCTGGAAGCCCGCGGCTTTTATGTGTCCGGATTCGCCGATGTTGTCTCTGCCGAGGCAGTGTTTGTTGAGGGGATTCCAGACGTAATCTTTGTCGACCTTCCACCGGATACGATCCGGGAGCTGGCGAACCGGCTTGAAGAGGCGGAGAGCTTCACGCCGATTGTTTGCTGTTCGGCTGGCAGAACGAGTGCAGACGTGGTCGCTGCGCTTCGGGCGGGGGCCTCAGACTTCCTGCTCAAGCCCTGTAAAGGCGACAAGGCCGCATTGGATGACGTCATCGAAAAGCTGTTTGACCGGGTGCGGGTCAATCGACTGAATCAGCTTTACCGGCAGGAACTCGAAGAAGCCAATCGGGATCTGCGCAATGGCATCGCAGAGCTGAGGGCCGATCAGCGCGCCGGTCGCAAGGTTCAGCTCAAAATGTTGCCCGACCGCGAGCAGGACATTGTGGGTCTGCACGTGGAGCATCTGATCAAACCGTCGCTCTACCTTAGCGGTGATTTCCTGGATTATTTTCAGATTACCGAAGACCAGGTTCTGGTCTATATTGCTGACGTTTCAGGGCATGGTGCCAGTTCGGCGTTCGTAACCGTTTTGCTCAAGAACCTGACTAACCGCCTGCAGCGCAATCTGCGTCGTGGATCCAGCGACGATATTCTTTATCCCCAGCGGTTTCTAGAGCGGATCAATTCGGAATTGCTGGATACAGGGCTGGGTAAACACGTAACGGTATTCGTTGGCCTGATTTCACTCAGCAAGCGTACGTTAACCTACGCCGTTGGGGCGCATTTCCCGATGCCCATTCTGTCGTTTGAGGGGGGCACCACCGCGTTTCTTGAGGGGAGTGGTCTTCCGGTGGGATTGTTTGAAAGTCCTGAGTGGGAGGTTTACGAGACCCCTCTGGACAAACCATTCCACCTGATTCTGTTCTCTGACGGCATTCTCGAGGTGATTCGGGCCCGGGGACTTGACGATAAGGAGAAGACGTTACTTGAACTCGTGTCAGGTGGGCGTCACACTATCGCCTCTTTAAATGAGGCTCTTAATCTCGACGAGATCACGGAATTACCTGACGATATAGCTATCGTTTCGGTGACTGATACCTTGAATACGTCAGATTCCCCGTCGTCGACCGAGTGA
- a CDS encoding STAS domain-containing protein — protein sequence MAGYKILQAESQGIYVLKFIGEIRLNLCSTLDNLVESITRDPQFKTVVIDLTETEVIDSTTLGLLAKIAMAAQQQSHFLPTLISTNPDVTRIITSMGFDKIFIIVREPASRIEELEEIPVLKASEQQVRDKVLDAHKVLMGLNSRNREEFKNLVQALECEEPS from the coding sequence ATGGCTGGTTATAAGATCCTGCAGGCTGAAAGCCAGGGCATTTATGTCCTGAAGTTTATCGGGGAAATTCGCCTGAATCTGTGTTCAACGCTGGATAATCTGGTGGAATCCATCACCCGAGACCCCCAGTTCAAGACCGTGGTGATCGACCTTACCGAAACTGAGGTCATCGACAGCACCACGCTCGGTCTGCTTGCTAAAATCGCAATGGCAGCCCAGCAGCAAAGCCACTTCCTGCCCACACTCATCTCCACCAACCCCGATGTAACCCGCATCATCACGTCCATGGGGTTCGACAAAATCTTCATCATTGTCCGCGAACCCGCATCCCGAATCGAAGAGCTTGAGGAAATTCCCGTTCTGAAAGCCAGCGAACAACAGGTTCGTGACAAGGTGCTGGATGCTCACAAGGTTCTGATGGGGCTAAATAGCCGTAACAGAGAAGAATTCAAGAATCTGGTGCAGGCGCTGGAGTGCGAAGAGCCAAGTTGA